In Streptomyces sp. NBC_00448, the following are encoded in one genomic region:
- a CDS encoding M6 family metalloprotease domain-containing protein, whose product MPSGARHRVLRAFAAAFAGFSALVAWTLMTGPAAGATESSACLLPRTTVHHSEGVDGWDGDYARPVGDVKALMVFLSFPGTDPQLTPAQVAADHYPATGRFWANASYGQFRLHLHAETRWLRMPHPATDYLISRNWDAADRDAYLRDAIATADPSVDFAGYDVIYLVADPDAPGVDSDATKVVNLAAPIAVDGNPIRRMVTVFEHHPPDRNVLAHETGHIFDLPDLYYQPPPGSNADWDTHVGDWDLMGSQFGLAPDPFAWHKWRLGWLRPDQVGCIVGIGTTYHDLSPDETPGGTKLLVVRTGEDTALAMEARTRTGNDRASCSEGVLLYDVRSDRESGDGPIDVIDGHPGHSACPATSVYPPLADAPLGVGESYTVPGGSTQVTVLGRQTDGTWSVRVTEAATQATNQPSGVGTVD is encoded by the coding sequence GTGCCGTCCGGCGCGCGGCACCGGGTCCTGCGGGCGTTCGCCGCCGCGTTCGCCGGCTTCTCCGCGCTCGTCGCGTGGACCTTGATGACCGGTCCGGCCGCCGGCGCCACCGAGAGCAGCGCGTGCCTGCTGCCGCGCACCACCGTGCACCACTCCGAGGGGGTCGACGGCTGGGACGGCGACTACGCCCGCCCGGTCGGCGACGTCAAGGCGCTGATGGTCTTCCTGTCCTTCCCCGGCACCGACCCGCAGCTGACCCCCGCGCAGGTCGCCGCCGACCACTACCCGGCCACCGGCCGGTTCTGGGCCAACGCCTCCTACGGCCAGTTCCGGCTGCACCTGCACGCCGAGACCCGCTGGCTGCGGATGCCCCACCCGGCGACGGACTACCTGATCAGCCGGAACTGGGACGCGGCCGACCGCGACGCCTACCTGCGCGACGCGATCGCCACCGCCGACCCGTCGGTGGACTTCGCCGGCTACGACGTGATCTACCTCGTCGCCGACCCGGACGCGCCCGGCGTCGACTCCGACGCCACCAAGGTGGTGAACCTCGCCGCCCCGATCGCCGTCGACGGCAACCCGATCCGCCGCATGGTGACCGTCTTCGAGCACCACCCACCGGACCGCAACGTGCTCGCCCACGAGACCGGCCACATCTTCGACCTGCCCGACCTGTACTACCAGCCGCCGCCCGGCAGCAACGCCGACTGGGACACCCACGTCGGCGACTGGGACCTGATGGGCAGCCAGTTCGGGCTGGCCCCCGACCCCTTCGCCTGGCACAAGTGGCGGTTGGGCTGGCTCAGACCGGACCAGGTCGGCTGCATCGTCGGCATCGGCACCACCTACCACGACCTCAGCCCCGACGAGACGCCCGGCGGCACCAAGCTCCTGGTGGTGCGTACCGGTGAGGACACCGCGCTGGCGATGGAGGCCCGCACCCGTACCGGCAACGACCGCGCCTCCTGCAGCGAGGGCGTCCTGCTCTACGACGTGCGCTCCGACCGCGAGTCCGGCGACGGGCCGATCGACGTGATCGACGGCCATCCGGGGCACTCCGCGTGCCCGGCCACCTCCGTCTACCCGCCGCTGGCCGACGCGCCGCTGGGCGTCGGCGAGTCGTACACGGTGCCCGGCGGCAGCACCCAGGTCACCGTCCTCGGCCGGCAGACCGACGGCACCTGGTCGGTCCGGGTCACCGAGGCCGCCACCCAGGCCACCAACCAGCCGTCCGGCGTCGGCACGGTGGACTGA
- a CDS encoding putative bifunctional diguanylate cyclase/phosphodiesterase: MGGPAGGPGVEPDSTAATITRSDRLRRSSYAAEPTDYRAAFAVARSAMALLGPDGGVLAANAALGRLLGVPLERMVSADARVLLGLTGDPHAGTAFDDVLTGSRRRLRCTRRLTRADGTDLRAELSLARTDSRALLLTVEDVSERESLRRQLRHLRMHDAVTRLPNRALFFERLADAFARAPERGTGRIGLCYLDLDGFKAVNDTLGHRVGDELLAAVADRLLACAGPGGHLAARLGGDEFALLLRDSTGTGQATALAEAVLDAFQRPFDVSGHRLAVSASIGVVEREAQGTTPTGLMQAADTTLYWAKDDGKGRWTLFDPERNEHRMTRQSLSSTLRQAVERGEFVLDYQPLVALDTGEVRGVEALVRWEHPHFGRLAPNRFIGLAEEDGSIVQLGRWVLAESCRQARAWQRERPGTPLVVSVNVAVRQVWDSDLVADVAAILHETGLPARLLQLELTESAVMGSAGRPLQALHALHEMGVRIAIDDFGTGYSNLAYMSRLPVSTLKLDGSFVQGFRSAEHPNPADETIVEALVDLAHRLGLTVTAECVENADQAERLRRIGCDTGQGWHYSRPVAAASISQLLG, encoded by the coding sequence ATGGGCGGACCCGCGGGCGGCCCCGGCGTCGAGCCCGACAGCACAGCAGCCACGATCACGCGCAGTGATCGGCTGCGCCGGTCCTCGTACGCCGCGGAGCCGACCGACTACCGCGCCGCCTTCGCGGTGGCCCGGTCGGCGATGGCGCTGCTGGGCCCCGACGGCGGCGTGCTCGCGGCGAACGCCGCGCTGGGCCGGCTGCTGGGCGTGCCGCTGGAGCGGATGGTGTCGGCGGACGCGCGCGTGCTGCTCGGCCTCACCGGCGACCCGCACGCCGGCACCGCCTTCGACGACGTCCTCACCGGCAGCCGGCGCCGGCTGCGCTGCACCCGCAGGCTCACCCGGGCCGACGGCACCGACCTGCGCGCCGAGCTGTCCCTGGCCCGCACCGACAGCCGCGCGCTGCTGCTGACCGTCGAGGACGTCAGCGAACGCGAGTCGCTGCGGCGGCAGTTGCGGCATCTGCGGATGCACGACGCGGTGACGCGGCTGCCCAACCGGGCGCTGTTCTTCGAACGGCTGGCGGACGCCTTCGCGCGCGCCCCGGAGCGCGGCACCGGCCGGATCGGGCTGTGTTACCTCGACCTGGACGGCTTCAAGGCGGTCAACGACACGCTCGGGCACCGCGTCGGCGACGAGCTGCTCGCCGCGGTGGCCGACCGGCTGCTGGCCTGCGCCGGGCCCGGCGGCCACCTCGCGGCCCGGCTGGGCGGCGACGAGTTCGCGCTGCTGCTCCGGGACTCCACCGGCACCGGGCAGGCGACCGCGCTCGCCGAGGCCGTACTCGACGCGTTCCAGCGGCCGTTCGACGTCTCCGGGCACCGGCTGGCGGTCTCCGCGAGCATCGGCGTGGTCGAGCGGGAGGCCCAGGGCACCACCCCCACCGGGCTGATGCAGGCCGCCGACACCACGCTGTACTGGGCGAAGGACGACGGCAAGGGCCGCTGGACACTCTTCGACCCGGAGCGCAACGAGCACCGGATGACCCGCCAGTCGCTGTCCAGCACGCTGCGGCAGGCCGTCGAGCGGGGCGAGTTCGTGCTCGACTACCAGCCGCTGGTCGCCCTGGACACCGGCGAGGTGCGCGGTGTGGAGGCGCTGGTCCGCTGGGAGCACCCGCACTTCGGGCGGCTCGCACCCAACCGCTTCATCGGCCTGGCGGAGGAGGACGGCTCGATCGTGCAGCTCGGCCGCTGGGTGCTCGCCGAGTCCTGCCGCCAGGCCCGCGCCTGGCAGCGGGAGCGGCCCGGCACGCCCCTGGTGGTCAGCGTCAATGTCGCGGTCCGCCAGGTCTGGGACTCCGACCTGGTCGCCGACGTGGCCGCGATCCTGCACGAGACCGGGCTGCCGGCCCGCCTGCTCCAGCTCGAACTCACCGAGTCCGCGGTCATGGGCAGTGCCGGCCGGCCCCTCCAGGCCCTGCACGCTCTCCACGAGATGGGGGTGCGCATCGCCATCGACGACTTCGGCACCGGCTACTCCAACCTCGCCTACATGAGCCGGCTGCCCGTCTCCACCCTCAAGCTCGACGGCTCCTTCGTGCAGGGCTTCCGGTCCGCGGAACACCCCAACCCCGCCGACGAGACCATCGTCGAGGCGCTGGTCGACCTCGCCCACCGCCTCGGGCTCACGGTCACCGCGGAGTGCGTCGAGAACGCGGACCAGGCCGAGCGGCTGCGGCGGATCGGCTGCGACACGGGGCAGGGCTGGCACTACTCCCGCCCGGTGGCCGCCGCCTCCATCTCCCAACTGCTGGGCTGA